Genomic segment of Oncorhynchus nerka isolate Pitt River linkage group LG10, Oner_Uvic_2.0, whole genome shotgun sequence:
CTTTGATAAAATATTTGAATGTACACATTTCAAATACAGTTATATATTAGAAAATAAACTCTGGCTTTTGATAAaaccatacagtatgtataaaACACATCAAGCTACACCCGTTTGAAAAATGTACAGATCTGTCAGTTTTGACATAACCCACACACCCTTTAAATGACTGCAAAATAACAAAGGCTTGATTTGGAATCGGAAGGTAACAGGCAAAAAGAAAGCATATGTGCAGTATATTTACGtgtgcctacagtatgtgtgcatGTCTCTGTTACTGCATGATCTCAAAATCACAGCTTAATCTGAAAGTAAATCAGTACGACGTGATATTGTATCCTGCTCCTCCCATGATTTCTTTGTGGCAGCCGATACAGCTTTTTACCTATCAATGGTCATACTGAAGAAAGAAAAAAGCTACTTCTGAGTTTTGGAATGCAGCCAGCCTCTCTCTCAGAGCCACTATCAGGGGACGGAGGAGGAGCTGTCAAACTCCAGCGATCCATTCTCCAGGGTTCCGTATCCGTTCATCTTCCTCAGTTTGAGCTGGTCGGGATGGCCCAGGCCCTGGGTCTCTGGCACCGCCTCCTTGGAGGCGAACATCTGGCTGATCTCCACGAACGTCTTGTTCTTGGTCTCGGGGATGACGAAGAACACAAAGGCCGCCACCGCCAGACATACGCAGCAGAACACCAGGTAGCAGTAGGACCCAGCGGACATCTgacaccagggagggagggatggatggacagacagacacagggttTTGATTCTAATATCCATAGTGCTTGGCCCTGATTTGTGTTTTTTTGCAAAGGCATTGGTCCTGAGGAGCAAAGACGTTGGCCATGCTGAGTGAGGGTGGACACCATGTCAAGTAAAGCCATGTCAGGAAGAAGCAGAGCCATGCTGAGGCCAGGCAAAGTAGAATACCACCCCCGGGCAaccaacacacatatacacgAAAGGTTGGAAGCAACACAGTGTCAGCTGCACTGCAGAGCCCCTGGAGCAGGCTAGGGGTTAAGTGccatgctcaagggcacaactgCAGTAGGTGGCACCTGAAGTTCTGATGCCAGCATCCCTGATGCTGCCATGTTAAGTAGGGGCACAGCCAGGTCAAGTTAATTGAGGGCAGAGGGCATGTTATTAAGTGAGGACAGAGGCCATATGAAGTGAGGACAGATTAAGTGAGAGCAGAGGCAGTTGGTTACCTGTAGGAAGGGGAAGACGAAGCCGACTGTGAAGTTGGAAATCCAGTTGAGGGATCCTCCCACAGTGTAGGCTGCTGGGCGGTGAGACTGTTTAAACAGCTCTGCCGTTATCAGGAAAGGAACACCCGCTACAATATATACACTGACCGTTAGTacactgcgcacacacacacacacacacacacacacacacacacacacacacacacacacattaaacaaaTCATTTCAGCCCATATACAAACACAGACTATGTAAACACACTGACAGGTAGAGTGATACAGGGGCTTTAAGAAGAGCTCTTTATCTACTGTAGCTACATATCCAGGAAGTAAGGAAGGGGGTATACATAATAACTTCATTAAATCAGTCATAACACCTTCATGAGTGTTGCAGTATAATTCCTAACCACCTTCAACAGCATTCATACAgagttttcaaaataaaagtccccttGAATAAAATGTTAATCTTCCAATTTATATTTTTACTGTCACAGTACCCAAACCCCTGACACACTATTCACACACCAGGCTGGGAGCAGCACACGGTCAGCCTTACAGTATTACCGCTGTAGCAGTTTAGGGGTTAAATGAACTGCTTAAGGCAACAATCGCAGTAGGGGATGGCACCAGCCCTAGGTACAGTATCTTTCAAATACATAAGCTAGCTGcgtttgattgagcttgcctggcgcaatggaatcaatgatgactccttgctgtccccagtccacctggctgtgctgctgctccagtttcaacggttctgccttattattattcgaccatgctggtcatttatgaacatttgaacatcttggccatgttctgttataatctctacccggcacagccagaagaggactggccaccccacatagcctggttcctctctaggtttcttcctaggttttggcctttctagggagtttttcctagccaccgtgcttctacacctgcattgcttgctgtttggggttttaggctgggtttctgtacagcactttgagatatcagctgatgtacgaagggctatataaataaatttgatttgattggaatgGAACAGTCCCAAAAGTGTAAACCCGACCTGCCAATCTGGTACTCCAGGCAGGCTCAATCAAACGTTCAGGCAAACTATTTAAACCCAGCTCTGGATGGCACCTGAGCAATTGTTTACCATTGTAATGTGGTAGTAAGCGATCTAATCCCGTTTGGTCACAAGTGATGAATATGCAACGCCTTGTGTTACTACACTGCTAATGACCCTTTGAATGAACATGAGCCCAGGCTGCCTTATTTGTGCATAATTATTTGTGCCTCATCATTGTGGGTGGCGGAGGAATAACACTTTTCGACTGATGAGGAGTTAGGCCCCGGATTCATTATTCATCTTGATTTGCTGTTGAGCGGCAGCATTCATCACCTTTCTGACCAATGAGGCGTGATGAGGCCTAATTAAAGACAGGATCCTAGACAGAATGAGCCAATCCACTAAGGCCCAGAGGGGGATGTAGTCGGGTATGTACATACATACGTCCCTCTACAGAACACACTCTCATTTGCCTATCTTAGAGGGGATATAGACTTTATCATCATCACACACAGGCAGATAATCAGGAGGTGAGATCAAGGCCATTAGCTGCATTAACAAGCGCTCAACTTTGACCTCCAGAGGGCGCCCTTTCAATACACACCAGGAGGTCGGAAACCAGCAAATCTGGCAACACACCCCGGTGTATCCCTGTATGAtgcctggatgtgtgtgtgtgtgtttgtgtgcgcgtgtCTGCATGTGTGCTCTCTGCTCAAATGAATGGAAAGTAAATTCATAACTGAGAGAAGAGTAAGATAGAGTAAGTAGAAGAATGCAGCTCACCTGGCCCAATGCAGAAACCAGCGATGATACCGACCACGCATCCAACACTGACATAACGCATGAATGGTAAGTGAACCTGTAAGCATAGTGTAGTGGAAGACACAAGACGCCATGACCTAAATGAGTCAGTATATTCCATAAGGAGATTTCTATTATAGTTGGCCGCATGCACTCttaaatctccacccggcacagccagaagaggactgaccacccctcggagcctggttcctctctaggtttctcccTACATGTTCCTGCCTTCTCGGGAGTTTTTCCTGGCCACTGATCCcgcctctgcattgcttgctctttggggtttcaggctggggatctgtaaagctctttCTGACAACTGCTGAAAATGGCTTTATAaaatgcatttgattgattgataaacTATACTAAAGTACTCTCTGTCGTATCAGAAGGATATAATTAATATAGTAAAAACACAAATGCAGTGCACCCTACCTCCCacccacccgcacacacacaccacaaatacAGACCTGTAGAACGAGGGAGAGAGTGATCCCAGCGCAGCAGAATCCCATGACTAGAAACCCCCCGATGATGAGAGGCCTCCTGCCCAGTTTCTCTATGGTaaaacactacagagagagagagagagagagagagagagagaaggggcagagagagagacagagagagagagagagagaaggggcagagagagagagagaaggggcagagagagagacagagagagagagagagagaaggggcagagagacagagagaaggggcagagagagagagagagagagagagagagagagagagagaaggggcagagagagagagagagagagagagagagagagagagagagagagaaggggcagagagagagagagagagagagaaggggcagagagagagagagagagagagagagaaggggcagagagaaacaCAAGATACAAAGAGACAGAAAGCAACAAAACATGAATAACACAACCGTTAAAAGAGAAAAATATGACAGGGCAAACTTACAACCAATCCCATGTCTCCTCCATAGACTCACCCCGATGAGGCCGGCAATGATCTCGATGGCTCCTGTACCCACCGTAGTGTACTGGATCTCTGGGTCTGGGATGCCCGCGTTCCTAAAGATGTCATTGGTATAGAACCAGAGCTACAATAGAGAAAGACACTTTTGAGCTTGAGGGGCATGGGCACAAGTGGGACAGCCTGGAACAGGTGGCACAGCATGGGCACAGAGTAACAGTGGACAACCACTCACATTCAATTGATTTCAATTTGGGGCTTTGGGGAGGTTAACTTTAGACAGGGGGGTAAATCAGGAGTTGGAGGTAGTAAGAAACCAACACACACAAGTCTACACACCCATTAAAcacactcctctctcctgctgcagTCACAGAACAGTGTCAAGGCTTGCCACCGGTCACCTCCACTTAGCCTACAGCTCTCCTCTGGTATCTGCCTGATACCATCAtcctcatcaccatcaccaccgtCTTCATCCTCACTACCTGTGTTTCAAAGCTGCCTCAAATAGATTGCCAAAGCTAATTAGCTGCTAAAAATACATTGCAGAGATGAGGCTGCTAATGAGTTCAGCTCTGATGGGTAAAATGTGCACTTGTTGGCCCCAGTGTCCTGGTAATCATTTGAATAATTAATGCATCTCAGTAGCATAATTCAGGAAGGGATTTAGCTAATCGTATTGCTGTTAAATGATGACTCGTAGTTTTGGGTTCTTCACCACATGATCACATGAGGCTTGTAAAAGATGAGGAATCATTCATTCTGCCTTTCAACTGAGCCTCTCGGTGTAGTGGGCCCGACTGTAATGGATGAGAGGGGGAAGAAGGTGAGAGGGCGATAAGAGGTGgagtgtaggagagagagagagagggtgagaaagtaAGGAAAGGACATGCGAATGGCAGAGAATGAGCAGGGTGTGATAGGGGTGAAAACGGgtgaaaagagagaggtagagagagggcgaggagtGCTAAAAAAGGAgtaacagagggatagagagatatgagaaggagaggagcacCATAGCGAACAGATGAGTAATCTTACAGCGTCTATACCGGAGAGCTGCATGCCGATATTGATGACCACCACACTGAGCAGCTGCCAGCGCACCAAAGGGTCCAGTATCAGTCGCCATACCGACACCGTCTCCACCGACGACAGAGAGCGCTGCTCCTCCTGCATCTCCTCGATCTCTGACTGGATGTTACACTTGGCCCGGTACCACTTCAACGCTGAGGTAGGAAATAAAACAGGACGTTACACTTGAAACAGGCAATGACAATGCGTTTGTATCAAATGAAAATTAAATATGACTTGAACTTTGTCATTGATGGTTAACTAAACAGTTTCGAATTGACAACGTTGCCACAGGAAATAAGCATAGCCCTGAGGTTACATTATTCACACACTAAGTATGTGTCCCCGTCTCAATGGTGTCGTCTAGCATGCTGACCTATAATGGTGGCGTGGACATTGTGCTTCTCAATCAGCAGGTATCGTGGGCTCTCCGGAAACCATGGCAACAGCATCAGCTGAATGAAGGTGGGTATCACcaccagagagagaaacaggggccaGTGATCCTCCTGTAAACATGAGAAAACGACTCACAATCATCACTTACATGATGTACagctgtacaccagtggaggcttctgaggggaggacggctcataacgaTGTCCGggacggagcaaatggaatggcatcaaacacgtggaaaccatgtgtttgtatttgataccattccgctCCGCTCcatccattaccacgagcccgtcctccccaattaaggtgccaccaacctcctgtgcagtACACACACATAACCCCAAAAATGCAACACGCAAACCATTGAAAATGAATCCATCTCTAAACTTATGAACGGCAAGTGTAAAGCTTTTCCTGGAAATGGTATTTGGCGTACCTTCCCCAGAATTTCGTGTAGACCCAGGATCTGGGCCGAGAAGACCCCAGCACAAATGAAGAGGCTGGGCACGAGCCCCAGGAAACCACGCAGGTTCTTAGGAGCTATCTCCCCCAGGTACATGGGCACCACGCTCAGAGAGATACCTACACAACACAACGATGACGACGTGGACATTTATTTCACCGACCAAAAATCAAGATAAGACACAACAGTGAGCAAACATTCACTTTCTTGTTATTGCTACATTCACAACTTTGCCCAGCTACCGTGCCACGTTTATACCGTATGTATACGTTCCTGGCTGATTAAACAGTGACCCATTCCTGAACCTTGACCCTTGATCCtataaccttaactctaactctCAACCCTGAACCTTACCCTTCTCACTGAGTGGGCACGCTGATGTGTTTGTACCTGAGTGGATCCCTGTGACGAAGCGGCCAAAGATGACCATCTCTGGAGAGCCACAGATCCTGCTGAAGCCCATGAGAGATCCAGCGATGAACACCAATACCGTCGAGTTCACCACTGTGCCTTtcctacacgcacacacacacacacacacacattatggttGGCTCTGTCCACCATTAAAATGTGTGGATTATCAGAACTAGCTAATTAATGTACCAATGTATGAAGCTGTGCATAAAAGCATGTGGACCATAGGCAATAGCAGGTACACCTTCATTACTTCTATGACATAGAATAGTAAAGTCTCCCCCTGATATACAGTCAGGGAGGGCGTTTTGAGTTCTGATCGCCCATAAAACACCGTTGGGTGATGAAAATGATCAGCTCATAACTGGGCTCGTAAATTGTTCTCTTTCATTTGCATGTAAATGTCCAGTCAGATCACGTGAGTCCTTTAGATGAATGAGATCTAAGCCTGCACTGAATACAAAACACTCTTTAGAGGGCTGGCAAGAGGGGACAGAGATCGAACTGACTACACTCCAAAGGGTATAGGGGACAGAGAGTGTGCACTTTAAAGGGCAGAGGGAACAGAACAAGTGTAGCACATTGGGTAGCAGAAGGTCACCCAGGGGTGATAGATGAGGGTGCTGCTCTAAtgccctcagtgtgtgtgtgtgtgtgtgtgtgtgtgtgtgtgtgtgtgtgtgtgtgtgtgtgactagctCAGAAAgccaggcagggtggcagggtagcaggGTGGCAGTGCCCAGAGCTCCAGTCCAGATGCTGCACTGTGTCTCTGAGGCTGTTCATGTCAACTGGCCAACAGCCACCCTGCAGCCACAGTGTCTGGAGGTCTCAGGCATTGGCCTAAACCAAAACAAAGGTCTTCAAAGGACAGAACTTTCCAAATCTTTACAGATGAACACTGACTCGAATGGGGAGCAGAGAATATTGTGAAAAACCTGTATAGGAGTGTGTGTCACAGGGAGTGTGCGTATGGGGAGCGTGTAAGGGTCTCACCTGCCGAACCTGGTGACGAGCATGCCCACCATGAGGGATCCCAGTAGACCCCCAATGGCAAAGACAGACACGGTGAGAGAGTACATGAGGGTCAGAGCCTCCTCATCCAGCCCCGTACCATTACGGCTCACTGACGTCCTGTTGTAGAAGTCCTTAATGTACTGTGGGGGAGAGTGaaacagggagagcgagagaaacaaaGCGGGGAGAAAACAGTATTACTACTGTTAATCACTATGATTTATTTCATGTGTTCCTGTGCTCTTGCTCTGCCAGTGTAAGATACCTATCATGCCAATAGAGCTCATTGAGTAGAATTAAATTGAGAGGGGCAAAGAGGTGTTATCACATAAACTTGGTGCGACACAATTCAAATGACTGTACGACACACAGTATGCCATACAGCACACAATGTGTTACATAATGTCACTAAGACCTCAATTTGTTACCAGCATCAAACTGTACAAAACACTATATAACTATCATTCTTACATTCCCAAAATGCCAATGTCAATGAGACCGCCCCACTTACATTTAATCCATCGCTATCTGGCCAATGAGAGCCTATAAAGGGGAACGCAGAATCACAACCAAACTGGGAGTCCTTGTCATGTGGCCCatgcttctcctctctccctggcaTTTTCAGGTCACAGACCAGGACTAATTCAATTCCACTGCTatgtcctttaaaaaaaaaacttaattAACCTCTTAATCTACAGTGTGGCCAATTCAGGATCAATTCAACCACTCACAGACTCAGGCGAGGAACGGTGAGAAATGAAGAGAccttgcactgtgtgtgtgtgtgtgcatacgtgtgtgtgttctgatGATAGTAATCAGACCTTAGTGTATTTCAAACATACAAACAGAAACATTCTGGTCATGCTCTATTTCACAGTTCACTTGAGCAGATATTAAAGCAGTGTTCCAACCATATCTCTACAGTTCCAACTATAGAATTGGAATGGACAACTGTTGGCTAAGCTTCACTTTACAGTCCAGCTGTTAACCTAACATTTTACTGCAGTGgtctaaatcagggtcacacagagtctTTCTTGGTAGTTGTCTCgctctgaccttagatatctctgttttctttatattttggttaggtcagggtgtgacgagggtgggtatgctagtttttgtattgtctagggtttttgtatgtctagggttttgtaggtctaggtatttgtatgtctatggtggccttatatggttcccaatcagaggcagctgtttatcgttgtctctaattggggatcatatttaggtatccattttcccttttgtgttcgtgggttcttgtctatgtgtagttgcctgtcagcactcgtttgtatagcttcacggtttgttattttggttagtttgttcagtgcTCATTCGCTAAATAAaataagaatgtacgcatacaacgctgcgccttggtccaattcATACGACGAACATGACagtagtcttaaacaaatgtaCTTTGGGAAGAAAAgtttacacctcacacacatggtaatAGTCTTCAAATAAGAAGAcgcctgtaccatgtcagatatagagttgaaatgtattcaattttgagtttgcatcccaataatacactttatatacactgagtgtacaaaacatacataaagaacaccttcctaatattgggtTGCAACCCCCCACCCCAAACTGGTGTGCTTCAATCATTTGTCTTGccctttcaccctctgaatggcacacatacacgatacatgtctcaattgtctcaaggcttaaaaatccttcgttaacaagtgacatcaataaaggatcatagcttttacctggattcacctggtcagtctatgtcatggaaagagcaggtgtcttACATTTTTTTATACACTCAATGTGCATCACAGAAgtctgaaatataacaaaaccggtTGACATAGAAACCTGATTATTATTTAGGGAATTATGAAACatttgaataacattccacccatgagccCACTAGAGAGCGATTTGGTAATTGAACTGCAATTAAAAAAACACATGGTCAAATTGTAACTACGGTACACTGCCTACTTCCTTAAAAGTGTAACAGAGTGTTCTGATGGGTGTTAAAACATAGGAACCCGATGTAGAACAGCATGCAATTTCAACATAAGAttgacttacagtaccagtcaaacgtttggacacacctactcattcaagggttttcttaaatttgtactattttctaaattgtagaataacagtgaagacatcaaaactatgaaataacacatggaatcatgtagtaaccaaaaaagtgttaaacaaaatcaaaatatattttataattgagattcttcaaagtagccaccctttgccttgatgaaagcttttcacactcttggcattccctcaaccagcttcatgaggtagtcacctggaatgaatttcaattaagaggtgtgccttgttaaaagtacatttgtgtcatttctttccttcttaatgcatttgagccaatcagttgtgttgtgataaggtaggggtggtatacagaagatccaagtccatgttatggcaagaacagctaaaatgagcaaagagaaatgacagtccatcattacttagagacatgaaggtcagttaatccagacaaaaccatcaagcgctatgatgaaactggctctcatgaggaccgccacaggaaaagcagtctgctgcagaggataagttcattagagttaccagcctcaggaaTTGcaccccaaataaatgcttcacagagttcaagtaacagacacatctcaacatcaactgctcagaggacactgcgtgaatcaggccttcatggttgaattgctgcaaagaaacaactactaaagaacagcaataagaagaagagacttgcttgggccaagaaacaccagCAGTGGAAATCTTTCTTTTgagatatttggttccaacctctgtgtctttgtaacacttttttggttactacatgattccatatgtgttattttgtcattttgatgtcttcactattattctacaatgtagaaaatagtacaaataaagaaaaaccctggattgAGTAGGTGTTGTTAGGTGTGTATATGGGAGGTGAAGTCAAGTGCAGGAGAGCGGAGTATATTAAACAGGCGCATTTTCATACCGGTCAACAATGACAGCATAAAAAACATACTAGTGCCACAAACACGGTCTAAAACAAAAGTGCAGCACCTGACAAAATAATCACGAAACAATAAACActtacacacaaagacatgatggggaacagaggactaaatacatgtagattgattggggaatgaaaagcAGGTGTGTatatggaacaagacaaaacaaatggacatatgaaaaatggagcggcgatggctagaaagccggtgacgtcgatcgtcgaacgctgcccgaacaaggagaggaaccagtTTAAAAAAGAACAGTATGGGTTGCAGTCACTCCTTGTCCATAGACTACTTTCAAAGTAAAATAACAAATATTTGTACATTTAAATGAATGTAAATCATATTTGACAGTCCTGCTATTTACCTAGTATTATGTCTTAGCAAATACTGCACCAGCCACCACCAATTGAAACAAGAATATAAAGCAAGCCCAAACCCCAACAGTCAACACTGATAACCAGTGCCCTGTAATTGGGCTAAAGGGACAAACCCAATGACCCCAACAGTGACCCTATAGCTGTGGGATACAATTAGCATTAGCTTTGGGCTGAAGAATGCAGTTAGCATTATCTTTATGCTGTAGGATATATTTGGCATTAGCTTCGGAGAGATTGGTTCTACAGTCCTTCCAACTGCATGGCCTCAACTGCATTCCTTCTGATAAAGAGCAGCCTGGTTCCTCATTCAATCCACATTCCTGGTGACAACAAACCtttcacagatgcacacacagttTAAACTACCTCACACTGACAAATCATTTTCATTTTAACTATCAGTGTTAAAATGTAGGCTAAGCCTCAGACTTTCAATTTTTTTGTGTGAAAGCATGGACTCATCATGGTGAGCAGTATTAGATACAGCATTGGGGGTCTCACTCTGATGTACATGAGGGTAAGAGTGTaaaagatacagtgcattcggtaagtattcagaccccttgactttttccgcattttgttacgttacagctgtaTTCTAAATGGATTCATTTGTATCTTTCCCCTcaataatctacacacaatagcccataatgacaaagcaaaaacaggttttaataagtTTTTTGCaagtttattaaaaataaaaaactgaaatataacatttacataagaattcagaccctttagtcagtactttgttgaagccactttggcagcaattaaagccttgagtcttcttgggtatgacgctacaagcttggcacatctttatttggggagtttctcctatacttctctgcagatcctctcaaagtCTGTTAAGTTGGATGGGGGAGCGTCACTGAAAagctatgttcaggtctctccagagatgtccgaTCGGGTTCAAGTGCGGGCTCTAGctaactcaaggacattcagagactaagCCACTCCTACGTCttgttggctgtgtgcttagggtcgttgtccggttggaaggcgaaccttcgccccagtctgaagtcctgagcactctggagcaggttttcatcaaggatctctctgtactttgcgccgttcatctttccctcgaccctgactggtctcccagtccctgccactgaaaatagttcaatcttggtttcatcagaccagagaatcttgttaatcatggtctgagagtttttaggtggcttttggcccactccaagcgggctgtcatttaCCTTTTTattaaggagtggcttccgtctggccactctaccataatggcctgattggtggagtgctgcagagatggttgtccttctggaaggttctcccatttccaccgAAGAACTCTGGAGCCCTTCTCTTGCTCAgcttggccgggcagccagctctaggaagagtattggtggttccaaacttcttccattttagaatgatggaggccactgtgttcttggggaccttcaatgctggagAAATGTTTAGGTAACCTTCACCagacctgtgcctcgacacaatcctgtctcggagctct
This window contains:
- the slc2a15a gene encoding solute carrier family 2 member 15a isoform X2, with the protein product MAEEVLITPPGKITSHLTSSLLAVAFLTSFGSSMLYGYNLAVVNSPAVYIKDFYNRTSVSRNGTGLDEEALTLMYSLTVSVFAIGGLLGSLMVGMLVTRFGRKGTVVNSTVLVFIAGSLMGFSRICGSPEMVIFGRFVTGIHSGISLSVVPMYLGEIAPKNLRGFLGLVPSLFICAGVFSAQILGLHEILGKEDHWPLFLSLVVIPTFIQLMLLPWFPESPRYLLIEKHNVHATIIALKWYRAKCNIQSEIEEMQEEQRSLSSVETVSVWRLILDPLVRWQLLSVVVINIGMQLSGIDALWFYTNDIFRNAGIPDPEIQYTTVGTGAIEIIAGLIGCFTIEKLGRRPLIIGGFLVMGFCCAGITLSLVLQVHLPFMRYVSVGCVVGIIAGFCIGPAGVPFLITAELFKQSHRPAAYTVGGSLNWISNFTVGFVFPFLQMSAGSYCYLVFCCVCLAVAAFVFFVIPETKNKTFVEISQMFASKEAVPETQGLGHPDQLKLRKMNGYGTLENGSLEFDSSSSVP
- the slc2a15a gene encoding solute carrier family 2 member 15a isoform X1 — its product is MAEEVLITPPGKITSFLRPMDSSKLKAIEEMNESPTHLTSSLLAVAFLTSFGSSMLYGYNLAVVNSPAVYIKDFYNRTSVSRNGTGLDEEALTLMYSLTVSVFAIGGLLGSLMVGMLVTRFGRKGTVVNSTVLVFIAGSLMGFSRICGSPEMVIFGRFVTGIHSGISLSVVPMYLGEIAPKNLRGFLGLVPSLFICAGVFSAQILGLHEILGKEDHWPLFLSLVVIPTFIQLMLLPWFPESPRYLLIEKHNVHATIIALKWYRAKCNIQSEIEEMQEEQRSLSSVETVSVWRLILDPLVRWQLLSVVVINIGMQLSGIDALWFYTNDIFRNAGIPDPEIQYTTVGTGAIEIIAGLIGCFTIEKLGRRPLIIGGFLVMGFCCAGITLSLVLQVHLPFMRYVSVGCVVGIIAGFCIGPAGVPFLITAELFKQSHRPAAYTVGGSLNWISNFTVGFVFPFLQMSAGSYCYLVFCCVCLAVAAFVFFVIPETKNKTFVEISQMFASKEAVPETQGLGHPDQLKLRKMNGYGTLENGSLEFDSSSSVP